Proteins encoded within one genomic window of Candidatus Zymogenaceae bacterium:
- a CDS encoding AMP-binding protein yields the protein MKEMTLKEILAQSASRFPDKPALLKKVGKEWVPTTYSQLEHQVKDLGTSLINMGMEKDDKVALLTHNCPEWAVSYFAIATNNGIVVPIDKELKAQEIRHVLEDSGAKFVITSREFLPKIEEVYASLENLEKVIAIPDKPAEVDMPTELRKEMHNIEKAWLSLVKKIKSDYAADIENIEKLWLSFDEKLSNLKVKKNNLVISKQDLFFNFAHGINETREGIPDLVYYDELFGNETFIEREMGFRDIVAILYTSGTTGKSKGVMLTNENLFTNFSGVQTLMKVDDSIRVLSVLPINHVYESSCGVLAPLYFGGTVAFAESLLKVAQNLNEIKPNFFLGVPALYQALYTRMSQKVNASAAGRIMNSNRITRKIIQKKIKQELGGDISFISGGASFDPDLQKGLRDLGLLIYNGYGITETAPLVAVNSVVGGDRLGSVGKVMPGVEIKIHNPNEDGIGEIWIKGPNVMVGYYNNPEATAEVLTDGWYHSGDLGYVDSDNFLFVMGRAKNLIVTGKGKNIYPEEVEAELLKSPYIEEAMVYAHKPGTTDEEVRAVVYTNQEALDEYAKEKDIKELTKKDVQQLIRSEIRANCANLADYKRVKEFMIREEEFPKTSTRKIKRFAVNEIVSVNP from the coding sequence ATGAAAGAAATGACTTTGAAGGAAATTCTGGCACAGAGCGCCAGCAGATTTCCCGATAAGCCTGCGTTGTTGAAAAAAGTGGGCAAAGAATGGGTCCCCACTACCTATAGCCAACTCGAGCACCAGGTCAAGGATCTGGGGACGAGCCTGATTAATATGGGTATGGAAAAGGACGACAAGGTCGCACTCCTGACACATAACTGCCCCGAATGGGCTGTTTCATATTTCGCTATAGCAACAAATAACGGCATCGTTGTACCCATAGACAAGGAGCTGAAGGCCCAGGAAATCCGCCATGTCCTTGAGGACAGCGGGGCGAAGTTCGTTATCACCAGCCGGGAATTTCTGCCGAAGATCGAAGAGGTCTACGCTTCACTTGAAAATCTCGAAAAAGTCATTGCAATTCCGGATAAACCGGCCGAGGTGGACATGCCCACCGAGTTGAGAAAGGAGATGCACAACATTGAAAAGGCGTGGCTCTCTCTGGTGAAAAAAATAAAGAGTGATTACGCCGCCGATATCGAGAACATCGAAAAGCTGTGGCTTTCGTTCGATGAAAAGCTCTCCAACCTCAAGGTTAAGAAGAACAACCTCGTCATCTCAAAGCAGGACCTGTTCTTCAACTTCGCCCACGGCATCAACGAAACCCGGGAAGGGATTCCGGACCTGGTGTATTACGACGAGCTGTTCGGCAACGAAACATTCATCGAGCGGGAGATGGGCTTCAGGGATATCGTGGCTATCCTCTATACCTCCGGCACCACCGGTAAATCCAAGGGGGTGATGCTCACCAATGAGAACCTCTTCACCAACTTCAGCGGTGTACAAACGCTCATGAAGGTGGACGATAGCATTCGAGTCCTCTCGGTTCTCCCCATCAACCATGTGTACGAATCGTCCTGCGGGGTGCTGGCCCCCCTCTATTTCGGAGGCACGGTTGCCTTCGCCGAATCGCTCCTGAAGGTCGCACAGAACCTGAACGAGATCAAACCGAACTTCTTTCTTGGTGTCCCGGCCCTCTATCAGGCGCTGTATACCCGCATGAGCCAGAAGGTGAACGCCTCAGCCGCCGGCCGCATCATGAACTCCAACCGGATCACGAGAAAAATCATCCAAAAGAAGATCAAGCAGGAGCTGGGCGGCGATATCTCCTTTATCAGCGGCGGGGCGTCCTTCGACCCGGACCTCCAGAAGGGCCTACGGGACCTGGGACTATTGATCTACAACGGCTACGGCATCACCGAAACCGCGCCCTTGGTGGCGGTCAACAGCGTGGTGGGGGGCGACCGCCTGGGTTCGGTGGGCAAGGTCATGCCCGGCGTGGAAATCAAGATCCACAATCCGAACGAGGACGGCATCGGTGAGATATGGATCAAGGGCCCGAACGTCATGGTCGGCTACTACAACAATCCCGAAGCCACAGCGGAGGTTCTCACCGACGGGTGGTATCACAGCGGTGATCTGGGATACGTCGACAGCGACAATTTTCTCTTCGTCATGGGCCGCGCCAAAAACTTGATCGTCACCGGAAAGGGAAAAAACATCTATCCGGAAGAGGTGGAGGCGGAACTGCTCAAGAGTCCTTACATCGAGGAAGCGATGGTCTACGCCCATAAGCCGGGCACCACAGACGAAGAGGTTCGGGCGGTGGTATACACCAACCAGGAGGCGCTGGACGAGTACGCAAAGGAAAAGGACATCAAGGAGTTGACGAAAAAGGACGTCCAGCAGCTCATCCGGTCCGAGATACGGGCCAACTGCGCCAATCTTGCGGATTACAAGCGGGTCAAGGAATTCATGATCAGGGAGGAAGAATTCCCGAAAACCTCCACCAGAAAGATCAAGCGCTTCGCGGTGAACGAGATCGTTTCCGTCAATCCATAA
- a CDS encoding DNA internalization-related competence protein ComEC/Rec2 — protein MKGIQVRYPLPILTVGLIGGILAGYRIEVPITILLLLSGALLVMIVVVRAPRLFFIASSLAFFIIGMLLITPHIHPERGAGCLAAFSSSESLPVCGRVAEPPDVTDGLIRVVLSDVSIREDETWTPYEGRLRLTILGDHAELSAGDTVFYHERIRHPRNFNNERGFDYERYLIKQGIYVTSFVGPDDPLLVIPGGAFGPAAAVENIRSGIRTAISCAVPGEEAGVLRALSLGERGSIPPDLLDAYYKTGMGHILAISGLHVGIVFVVFFTLAFFILVRIPGFALARSAHVWAAALALVPVIFYTVISGPRLTAVRASVMVTALVLSIATGRERDTLNTLGLAATAILVVFPVSLFDASFQFSFVAVLAIILIFPLLTDPVRRRIFERKGVSPPLWHRLLYRGYEFASVSIAALIGVIPLSAFYFFRATVLSIPLNFIVVPLLGFGAVPLLLLSTVLVFVHPASAGFVLQIAAWLVNRADAVVRAAIERVPDIPLIPPPTLLELVLIYGIIICVIWWAGRRETRRTALVLGAVLLMLLAGDLGYRAHERFHPSTLTATFISVGQGEATLLELPDGVTMLIDAGGFSGGTFDVGEYVVGPYLLHRRVRTVDYLMLTHPEIDHVGGAEYILSHFRVKCLVTTDRVMINETTAPLMDLAAKRNIPVVALSAESPTVSINDVIIETIAPPPDVAADTTDNNTSLVLRISYGDFELLMTGDIEAGGEVTILESPISLEADVLKVPHHGAGDACSRSLISVVHPRAAVISCGYENRFSMPAHDVLERLVEAGASVFRTDLDGAVILKTDGESMTITTMTGRKETWDSLR, from the coding sequence ATGAAAGGCATACAGGTCCGATACCCGCTACCGATCCTCACCGTGGGGCTTATCGGCGGAATTCTCGCGGGATACCGGATCGAGGTGCCGATTACCATACTGCTCTTACTTTCAGGGGCGCTCCTGGTGATGATTGTAGTTGTCAGGGCGCCCCGTCTCTTTTTCATCGCCTCGTCTCTCGCCTTTTTCATCATCGGCATGCTCCTTATCACGCCGCATATACATCCCGAAAGAGGCGCGGGGTGCCTCGCGGCGTTTTCATCCTCCGAATCTCTGCCCGTTTGCGGCCGGGTGGCCGAACCTCCGGACGTCACCGACGGTCTCATCAGGGTCGTTCTATCCGACGTCTCCATACGGGAGGACGAAACCTGGACGCCCTATGAGGGAAGGCTGCGGCTCACCATCCTCGGAGATCACGCGGAATTATCGGCGGGAGACACCGTCTTCTATCACGAACGCATCAGGCACCCCCGGAACTTCAACAATGAGAGAGGATTCGACTACGAGAGATACCTGATAAAACAGGGCATATACGTCACCTCCTTCGTGGGCCCGGACGATCCCCTCCTCGTCATACCGGGCGGGGCCTTTGGCCCCGCCGCCGCCGTTGAAAACATCCGCTCCGGCATCCGCACGGCCATCTCTTGTGCGGTGCCCGGTGAAGAGGCGGGAGTGCTCCGGGCGCTTTCCTTGGGAGAGCGGGGCTCGATCCCCCCGGACCTGCTCGACGCCTACTACAAGACAGGCATGGGACACATTCTGGCCATCTCGGGCCTGCACGTCGGCATCGTCTTCGTCGTGTTCTTCACCCTGGCATTCTTCATTCTTGTCAGGATTCCCGGATTCGCCCTCGCCCGGTCGGCACACGTCTGGGCCGCAGCACTCGCCCTGGTCCCCGTGATCTTCTACACCGTTATCTCCGGCCCCCGTCTCACCGCCGTGAGGGCGTCTGTGATGGTGACGGCGCTCGTCCTCTCCATCGCCACAGGGAGGGAGCGGGACACCCTGAACACCCTGGGGCTTGCGGCGACGGCGATACTGGTCGTTTTTCCGGTCTCACTGTTCGATGCGTCCTTCCAGTTCTCATTTGTCGCCGTGCTCGCCATTATCCTGATATTCCCGCTGCTGACGGATCCTGTGCGCCGTCGCATCTTCGAGCGAAAGGGGGTGTCGCCCCCGCTGTGGCACAGGCTCTTGTATCGGGGGTATGAGTTCGCGTCGGTATCAATCGCCGCCCTCATCGGTGTCATTCCCCTTTCCGCGTTCTACTTCTTTCGCGCTACGGTTCTCTCTATCCCCCTCAATTTCATCGTCGTGCCGCTCCTCGGCTTCGGTGCGGTGCCCCTCCTTCTGCTGTCGACGGTCCTGGTATTCGTCCATCCCGCATCCGCAGGATTTGTGCTCCAGATCGCCGCGTGGCTGGTGAACCGTGCCGACGCCGTGGTTCGTGCCGCGATAGAGAGAGTTCCGGATATTCCTCTGATACCCCCACCCACACTCCTTGAGCTTGTACTGATATACGGAATTATCATCTGTGTGATATGGTGGGCCGGCCGCAGAGAGACACGCCGAACCGCCCTGGTGCTCGGCGCGGTGCTCCTGATGCTGTTGGCCGGGGACCTTGGATACCGCGCCCATGAACGATTTCACCCGTCCACGCTCACCGCGACGTTCATCAGCGTGGGCCAGGGAGAGGCGACGCTTTTGGAGTTGCCGGATGGGGTGACCATGCTCATCGACGCCGGCGGCTTTTCCGGTGGAACCTTCGACGTGGGGGAATACGTGGTCGGGCCGTACCTGCTCCATCGCCGGGTGCGAACGGTCGATTACCTGATGCTGACCCACCCGGAGATCGATCACGTCGGGGGGGCCGAATACATCCTCTCCCATTTTCGGGTGAAGTGTCTTGTGACCACGGATCGGGTAATGATAAACGAGACGACGGCGCCTCTGATGGACCTTGCGGCAAAAAGGAATATTCCCGTGGTGGCGCTTTCCGCCGAATCGCCGACCGTTTCCATCAATGACGTGATCATAGAAACGATAGCCCCGCCTCCCGATGTCGCCGCCGACACGACGGATAACAACACGTCTCTTGTGCTTCGGATATCATACGGAGATTTTGAACTTCTGATGACCGGCGACATCGAGGCCGGGGGCGAGGTGACAATACTCGAATCCCCGATATCCCTGGAGGCAGACGTACTGAAGGTCCCCCACCACGGCGCGGGGGACGCATGCTCCCGGAGTCTCATTTCTGTCGTTCATCCCCGGGCGGCGGTCATCAGCTGCGGGTATGAAAATCGGTTTTCCATGCCCGCACACGACGTACTGGAGCGGCTTGTTGAGGCCGGGGCATCGGTGTTTCGCACCGATCTCGACGGCGCGGTGATCCTGAAGACCGACGGTGAATCAATGACCATCACCACCATGACCGGACGAAAGGAAACATGGGACTCATTACGCTGA
- a CDS encoding M28 family peptidase: MKRKCTVMLWLCVIVMLWGSTASALDTERVPDTDTIMGWVDDLCVNDNRRVGELGGFAGEDYFFERLTDLGLTDVRKEPIYMDVWRADDWSLTVDDGGESVEIPASFCVYTGFTPAEGVSGELVYVGRGSRADFRGRDVTGKIVVADMDFGSMPYFPVILLKGHFFYDPDRTLRWWDSQVVPWSRKNWRTNYLEEDETDDVYSRALNLGAAGLIWILADQPTNNNTNYALHDGVMKDLPALYVGKRDGALLRERADKDHVTATLTQTGSIEKGIMHEVYGTLPGISDEAILITCHHDAPYKGYIQDATGMAAVLAIAEYFSGLPREDRPRTLIFLANAGHFYGDRGIEVLVERHRNDFFSDVVLTINLEQVAAGEFVERPDGEYEPTGLPQPRVVMVPKSDVIVDSISDAIRSWNLTRSIVVPLTAFSDRPPGAVRPIFDEGIPVIQYISGPVYLLSDADTREKIDQDELVPTVSAFIEIIEFLSVAPKESLGGSRE; encoded by the coding sequence ATGAAACGAAAATGTACTGTAATGCTGTGGCTCTGTGTGATCGTAATGTTGTGGGGGTCCACGGCGAGCGCCCTCGACACGGAACGGGTGCCCGATACGGACACCATCATGGGATGGGTCGACGACCTGTGCGTGAACGATAACCGCAGGGTGGGGGAATTGGGGGGATTTGCGGGCGAGGACTATTTCTTCGAGAGGCTTACGGATCTCGGCCTGACCGACGTCAGGAAGGAACCGATCTACATGGACGTATGGCGGGCCGATGACTGGTCGCTGACCGTCGATGACGGGGGGGAATCGGTGGAGATACCCGCGTCGTTCTGCGTCTATACCGGTTTCACGCCCGCCGAGGGGGTGAGCGGGGAACTGGTGTATGTGGGAAGGGGGTCGAGGGCGGATTTCAGGGGCCGTGACGTCACAGGAAAAATCGTCGTGGCGGATATGGATTTCGGATCGATGCCGTATTTCCCGGTGATTTTATTGAAGGGACACTTTTTCTACGACCCGGATCGAACTCTCAGGTGGTGGGACAGCCAGGTGGTTCCCTGGTCGCGGAAAAACTGGCGCACCAATTACCTCGAAGAGGATGAGACCGATGACGTCTACAGCCGGGCGCTCAACCTGGGTGCCGCGGGCCTGATATGGATCCTGGCGGATCAGCCCACCAACAACAATACCAACTACGCCCTCCACGACGGCGTCATGAAAGACCTTCCCGCCCTGTATGTAGGGAAGCGAGACGGCGCGCTGCTCAGAGAGCGTGCGGATAAGGATCACGTCACCGCAACACTGACACAGACAGGGAGCATCGAAAAGGGGATCATGCACGAGGTATATGGGACGCTCCCCGGCATATCCGACGAGGCCATCCTGATCACCTGCCATCACGACGCGCCCTATAAGGGTTACATCCAGGACGCCACCGGCATGGCTGCGGTCCTTGCTATCGCCGAGTATTTTTCGGGGCTTCCCCGGGAGGATCGGCCGAGGACATTGATCTTCCTCGCAAACGCCGGTCATTTTTACGGGGACCGGGGCATCGAGGTTTTGGTGGAGCGGCATCGGAACGATTTCTTTTCCGACGTGGTGCTGACGATCAACCTGGAACAGGTGGCCGCCGGGGAGTTCGTGGAGAGGCCTGATGGCGAATACGAGCCGACGGGTCTCCCCCAGCCCAGGGTGGTCATGGTGCCCAAGAGCGACGTGATCGTCGATTCGATTTCCGACGCGATACGATCCTGGAACCTGACCCGTTCCATCGTCGTCCCGCTGACCGCGTTCAGCGACCGCCCGCCGGGAGCGGTTCGCCCGATTTTCGATGAGGGGATTCCTGTCATCCAGTACATCAGCGGTCCTGTATATCTCCTCAGCGACGCGGACACCCGGGAAAAGATCGACCAGGATGAGCTGGTGCCTACGGTGTCGGCCTTTATTGAGATAATCGAGTTTTTATCCGTGGCGCCGAAGGAATCCCTGGGCGGGTCACGGGAGTAG
- a CDS encoding MGMT family protein, whose translation MTYSIFEAGSGWVGLVATDSGVFCSVLPRSDRNRVVEELEEALCECPDPVIPDSYIEELLVAFFAGSGVDLNGVALNMERIPPFHRRVYEAARTIPRGAVMSYGEVARLAGNPRAARAVGAAMAKNPFAPFVPCHRVVGSDGALVGFGGRGGLDFKRSLLNAEGVKCRNNRVVR comes from the coding sequence ATGACATACAGTATCTTCGAGGCGGGATCGGGATGGGTGGGTCTCGTGGCGACCGATTCGGGCGTGTTTTGCTCCGTCCTCCCGCGCTCGGACAGAAACAGGGTGGTGGAAGAGCTGGAAGAGGCGCTCTGTGAATGTCCGGACCCGGTGATTCCGGATTCATATATAGAAGAGCTGCTGGTGGCGTTCTTTGCGGGCAGCGGCGTCGACCTGAACGGGGTGGCACTGAACATGGAGAGGATACCCCCGTTTCATCGCCGAGTCTATGAGGCGGCGAGAACCATTCCCCGGGGGGCGGTGATGAGCTACGGGGAGGTGGCCCGGCTGGCGGGCAATCCCCGGGCCGCCCGGGCGGTGGGCGCCGCAATGGCGAAAAATCCCTTTGCGCCCTTCGTTCCCTGTCACCGGGTGGTGGGGTCGGACGGCGCTCTTGTGGGATTCGGCGGTCGGGGCGGCCTCGATTTCAAACGATCGCTCCTGAACGCCGAGGGCGTGAAGTGCCGGAATAACCGGGTGGTTCGATAG
- a CDS encoding 30S ribosomal protein S20: MANHKSALKRMRQNEQRRLRNRHVKSTMKSHIKSFLESIESGDGNTAKERLRDTISYIDKAATKGVIHKKNASRKISRLTRKYNTLTAGS, encoded by the coding sequence TTGGCAAACCATAAATCCGCTTTGAAACGCATGCGGCAGAACGAGCAGCGTCGGCTGAGAAACCGACACGTCAAAAGCACCATGAAGTCTCACATCAAGTCCTTTTTGGAATCGATTGAGAGCGGAGACGGCAACACCGCGAAAGAGCGTCTCAGAGATACCATCAGTTATATCGACAAGGCGGCCACCAAGGGGGTCATCCACAAGAAAAACGCCTCCCGGAAAATATCCCGCCTGACACGTAAATACAACACCCTCACCGCCGGTTCGTAG
- the murJ gene encoding murein biosynthesis integral membrane protein MurJ, whose protein sequence is MEHSEHSDNSRIIRAAGVVSGATFGSRVMGYIRDMVTAFFFGTGNAADAFFLAFTIPNLLRRLFAEGTLTVSFVPVFTEYYEFHGRDEARVVASVTMTALSIVLLGVVLAGIYFSPQIIAVMAPGFLEDPEKYRLTVHLTRIMFPYIFFISLSALSMGILNSLGHFLAPASAPIFLNIAMIGAMFFLCPAFQTPINGLAVGVIVGGILQLVIQLPALAQRGMIPRIRFQFSHPAVRSILRLVLPAVFGASIYQINVVVIRLLASLLPAGSISYLYYADRLTQFPLGIFAVALGTAVLPSMSKMAAKGDMDRLKTTFTDSLALTLYITVPATVGLIVLREPIMSLLFFRGEFDYVSVIKSADALLFFSLGLPAVSAVRVMSNAFYARQDTKTPVKVGALAMIINILLSLWLMTILEHSGLALAVSLASVVNGTLLLVIFRRIMGRLGLKRVLVSLVKTAVACSLMGVAVHCLSGFVLWNETGHTIIKTVVLTGAILAGGVIFALTTRALGSNEFSMLMEPLRNRLGGKK, encoded by the coding sequence TTGGAACACTCAGAACACTCAGACAATTCACGCATAATCAGGGCGGCCGGCGTGGTGAGCGGGGCCACATTCGGAAGTCGTGTGATGGGCTATATCCGGGATATGGTCACGGCCTTCTTCTTCGGAACCGGCAACGCAGCCGATGCGTTTTTTCTCGCCTTTACGATTCCAAACCTGCTTCGCCGCCTCTTTGCAGAGGGAACACTGACCGTCTCATTTGTGCCGGTATTTACCGAGTATTATGAATTCCATGGACGGGATGAAGCCCGGGTCGTGGCCTCAGTCACCATGACGGCCCTGTCGATCGTGCTTCTCGGTGTGGTGCTGGCCGGAATCTACTTTTCCCCCCAGATCATCGCCGTCATGGCGCCCGGATTTCTGGAGGATCCGGAAAAGTACCGGCTGACCGTCCATCTTACCCGAATCATGTTCCCGTATATCTTTTTTATATCGCTGTCTGCCCTTTCCATGGGGATTCTCAACAGCCTGGGACATTTTCTCGCGCCGGCTTCGGCGCCCATATTTCTCAACATCGCCATGATCGGGGCGATGTTCTTTCTCTGTCCCGCCTTTCAAACGCCCATCAACGGACTTGCCGTCGGCGTTATCGTCGGCGGGATACTGCAGCTTGTTATCCAGCTACCCGCCCTCGCACAACGGGGGATGATACCCCGGATACGGTTTCAATTCTCCCACCCGGCGGTCAGATCGATCCTCCGGCTCGTCCTCCCGGCGGTATTCGGCGCGTCCATCTATCAGATCAACGTGGTCGTCATCAGGCTGTTGGCGTCGCTCCTCCCGGCGGGGAGTATATCATATCTCTACTATGCGGATCGTCTGACCCAGTTTCCCCTGGGCATTTTCGCCGTGGCCCTGGGAACGGCGGTGCTGCCCAGCATGTCGAAAATGGCGGCGAAGGGGGATATGGACCGCCTGAAGACGACATTCACCGACTCCCTTGCCCTGACGCTCTATATCACCGTGCCGGCGACGGTGGGGCTGATCGTCCTCAGGGAGCCGATCATGAGCCTCCTCTTTTTCCGGGGGGAGTTCGATTATGTGTCCGTCATCAAGAGCGCCGACGCCCTCCTTTTCTTCTCTCTGGGACTTCCGGCGGTAAGCGCGGTCAGGGTGATGTCCAACGCATTTTACGCCCGGCAGGATACGAAGACGCCGGTGAAGGTGGGCGCCCTTGCCATGATCATCAATATCCTCCTGTCCCTGTGGCTGATGACGATCCTTGAACATTCCGGGCTTGCTCTGGCGGTGTCACTGGCGTCGGTGGTCAATGGGACGCTCCTCCTTGTGATCTTCAGGCGCATCATGGGACGCCTGGGACTCAAACGGGTGCTTGTGTCGTTGGTGAAGACGGCGGTTGCGTGCTCACTCATGGGCGTTGCCGTTCACTGCCTCTCGGGGTTTGTATTGTGGAATGAGACCGGGCATACTATAATAAAGACCGTGGTACTGACCGGAGCGATTTTGGCGGGCGGGGTCATCTTCGCACTGACGACCCGTGCCCTCGGGTCCAATGAGTTTTCCATGCTCATGGAGCCGCTCAGAAATCGTCTCGGCGGGAAAAAATAG
- a CDS encoding alpha/beta fold hydrolase, with translation MGLITLTIVLCLFLFVLVPMASGALLSIYLSRPKNQTYQDQYVFTPFETGVPFEKISFVTEDGVELRGWWLPGTGSRAVIGLNGRMGTKSDLLGVGTYLNKTGFSVLLFDYRGCGESMRATMSMGQLERVDAAAAVEYALSRIPGAQIGIIGFSLGASLGLVTAASDDRVRAVVADSPFVSSESIVLNRLKRGIPLPLTLVRLWTRWWTRILYGYDSRGLDVVAAAGRLDTTKLLFVISRRDSVIPPEHQRRVARAAPVYARVWEHDEADHCGAYFADRRRYVDTIISFFNDAL, from the coding sequence ATGGGACTCATTACGCTGACGATTGTGTTATGTCTGTTTCTCTTTGTGCTTGTGCCGATGGCATCGGGGGCGCTCCTTTCCATCTATCTTTCCAGGCCAAAAAACCAGACCTATCAGGATCAGTATGTCTTCACCCCCTTTGAGACCGGCGTCCCCTTCGAGAAAATCTCCTTTGTTACCGAAGACGGTGTGGAGCTTCGGGGGTGGTGGCTTCCCGGAACCGGCTCCCGGGCGGTGATCGGACTGAACGGGCGCATGGGGACGAAATCCGACCTCCTGGGAGTGGGGACTTATTTGAATAAGACCGGATTTTCCGTGCTTTTGTTCGACTACCGGGGATGCGGCGAGAGCATGCGGGCGACCATGAGCATGGGGCAGCTTGAGCGGGTCGACGCGGCTGCGGCCGTTGAGTACGCCCTGTCACGCATCCCCGGTGCGCAGATCGGGATCATCGGTTTTTCTTTGGGGGCGTCCCTGGGACTGGTGACGGCGGCGTCGGATGATCGGGTGCGGGCCGTTGTTGCCGACTCCCCTTTCGTGTCATCAGAGAGTATCGTGCTGAACCGATTAAAACGCGGCATCCCACTGCCGCTGACACTGGTCAGACTCTGGACCCGCTGGTGGACACGGATTCTCTACGGATATGACTCCCGAGGATTGGACGTGGTGGCTGCTGCGGGGCGCCTTGATACCACAAAGCTGCTGTTTGTCATCAGCAGGAGGGACAGCGTGATACCGCCGGAACATCAGAGACGGGTGGCCCGGGCGGCGCCGGTGTACGCCCGGGTGTGGGAGCACGACGAGGCCGACCACTGCGGGGCGTACTTTGCGGACAGGCGGCGCTATGTCGATACGATCATCTCGTTTTTCAATGACGCCCTCTGA
- the holA gene encoding DNA polymerase III subunit delta, producing MADNAPRLFGSLLELEKELTGGILHPVYFFYGDNEYQIEAAERETAERVVPGGVKGDDFSCSVFWAGDDQTDEVLGAAMTPSMLGGKRLVLLRHAERLTEKDAQRLAAYAENPPGAAVLIVTARGVGSGTLRPKTPAPPGRLKGLALAAATLPCSTPREGEIKNLIRKRLSADGKEIDPEALAVMVDFIGQDMTAVMKEIEKLLLFLGDRRRIETSDVEEMIPHLKAHSIFELTDALSGGDAGGAVSIIRDMMVSGAQPVQMLPMIRWHFMRLWRMKSLLEQGRSVSEAAQAAKIVGFRAKEYAAQVKRIPHAAFHNVFRELYRTDVQLKSRSGKGGVVLDRMVLSITTNRR from the coding sequence ATGGCCGACAATGCACCCAGACTCTTCGGCTCGCTGCTGGAGCTGGAAAAGGAGCTCACAGGCGGGATACTTCATCCCGTCTATTTTTTTTACGGTGACAACGAGTATCAGATAGAGGCGGCCGAACGGGAGACGGCGGAACGGGTTGTGCCGGGGGGTGTGAAGGGGGATGACTTCTCGTGCAGCGTCTTCTGGGCGGGGGACGATCAGACAGACGAGGTCCTCGGCGCCGCCATGACCCCGTCCATGCTGGGGGGCAAAAGGCTCGTGCTTCTTAGGCATGCGGAGAGGCTGACAGAGAAGGACGCACAGCGCCTGGCGGCGTACGCCGAAAACCCGCCGGGGGCGGCGGTCCTGATCGTCACCGCCAGGGGGGTCGGCAGCGGCACCCTCAGGCCGAAAACGCCCGCACCGCCGGGACGTCTTAAGGGCCTCGCACTGGCGGCGGCGACACTGCCGTGCTCCACCCCCCGGGAGGGTGAGATCAAAAACCTGATCAGAAAACGACTCTCGGCGGACGGAAAGGAGATCGACCCGGAGGCGCTCGCAGTGATGGTCGATTTTATCGGCCAGGATATGACGGCCGTGATGAAGGAGATAGAAAAGCTCTTGTTGTTTCTGGGGGATCGCAGACGCATAGAGACGTCTGACGTGGAGGAGATGATCCCCCATCTGAAGGCGCATTCCATTTTTGAGCTGACGGACGCCCTGAGCGGCGGCGATGCGGGAGGCGCCGTTTCCATCATACGTGACATGATGGTTTCGGGCGCCCAGCCGGTTCAGATGCTCCCGATGATCAGGTGGCATTTCATGCGTCTGTGGCGGATGAAGTCGTTGCTGGAACAGGGGAGGTCAGTTTCGGAAGCGGCACAGGCCGCAAAGATCGTCGGGTTTCGGGCGAAAGAATACGCCGCACAGGTGAAGAGAATTCCCCATGCGGCGTTTCATAACGTGTTTCGAGAGCTCTACCGGACGGACGTGCAATTGAAATCCCGCTCCGGGAAGGGCGGGGTGGTGCTTGACCGGATGGTCCTCTCGATTACTACGAACCGGCGGTGA